A region from the Flavobacteriales bacterium genome encodes:
- the rsmI gene encoding 16S rRNA (cytidine(1402)-2'-O)-methyltransferase, whose product MARLVLVPTPIGNMEDITVRAQRILSECNAVIAEDTRVTGALLHKLGIKKPLIPFHAHNEHGMVAQLTQRLLAGERLVLVSDAGTPGISDPGFLLVREAIKAGAEVECLPGPTAFVPALVASGLPCDRFVFEGFLPVKKGRQTRLGELKNEARTIVLYESPHRIVRTLLDLSSAFGAERRACVSRELSKLHEEHVRGTLAELHAHFSAKEPKGEMVVCVAGRSDTSGD is encoded by the coding sequence ATGGCGCGCCTCGTTCTGGTGCCGACGCCCATCGGCAACATGGAGGACATCACCGTTCGCGCACAACGCATTTTGAGCGAGTGCAATGCCGTCATCGCCGAGGACACGCGTGTCACAGGTGCCCTTCTGCACAAACTCGGCATCAAGAAGCCGCTCATTCCGTTCCACGCGCACAACGAGCACGGTATGGTGGCGCAGCTGACGCAACGGCTGCTGGCCGGTGAACGACTGGTGCTGGTGAGCGACGCCGGTACCCCGGGCATCAGCGATCCCGGTTTCCTGCTGGTGCGCGAGGCCATCAAGGCCGGTGCGGAAGTCGAGTGCTTGCCAGGACCGACCGCCTTTGTGCCAGCTTTGGTGGCCAGTGGCCTGCCGTGCGATCGGTTCGTGTTCGAGGGCTTCCTCCCGGTGAAGAAGGGAAGGCAGACAAGGCTCGGCGAACTCAAGAACGAAGCCCGCACCATCGTGCTGTACGAGAGCCCGCACCGCATCGTGCGCACCCTGCTCGACCTGTCCTCGGCTTTCGGTGCAGAGCGCCGCGCATGCGTATCGCGTGAGCTGAGCAAGTTGCACGAAGAACATGTGCGCGGCACGCTCGCTGAACTTCACGCGCACTTCAGCGCGAAGGAACCGAAAGGGGAAATGGTGGTGTGCGTGGCAGGCAGATCAGACACTTCAGGAGATTAA
- a CDS encoding T9SS type A sorting domain-containing protein, which yields MKTINCWFALMLLSAAAQSQMPLGNYWDTWYMHDQVSLEFTAGLMPVVVLDSCPMSFGDFIYTVTDPVSGKVAFSISTDEGVLDGNGDPVAGGSGFIDHGSTHVIPHPGDATLYYLFWSVSSITYSLLQVDVQAGTAAFVPDETDVLLATGVGSDVGICSAPDGIDHWLLLHHYSDSTLLTYNVNAGVGLVTTPVVQSLSQALPVNVRFKCSPDNTKLLISKGNGNFLLHALDPATGLLGEAISISVPGGGAGGEFSPNAQVLYVTRFVQPDSARWLQFDLSSGDETTINNSAVLLDLDGIACADGPPGMQLAPDGRIYCILAGGPPPNYNYYETHLAIIHYPNTIGVGCQLDTVGLNMMRTGMIPYSPPKAHWFGTPLSAVEADFVQANASGSSLRINAVPNPASAWLDISLQDAAPSGTRVELLNTAGQQVWNERWRGGSQNRVVLPSLSAGMYTLRMTTPSGVSGKTRITIAH from the coding sequence ATGAAAACGATCAATTGCTGGTTCGCACTCATGTTGCTGAGTGCTGCAGCCCAAAGCCAGATGCCCTTGGGCAACTACTGGGACACTTGGTACATGCACGATCAGGTTTCCTTGGAATTCACTGCGGGCCTAATGCCTGTGGTTGTATTGGATAGTTGCCCGATGAGCTTCGGCGATTTCATCTACACGGTCACGGACCCGGTATCGGGCAAGGTGGCCTTCAGCATCAGTACCGATGAGGGCGTGTTGGACGGGAACGGGGACCCTGTGGCCGGTGGTTCCGGGTTCATTGATCACGGAAGCACGCATGTGATCCCGCATCCGGGGGATGCGACCCTGTACTACCTCTTCTGGAGCGTCAGCAGCATTACCTATTCGCTGCTTCAAGTGGATGTGCAAGCCGGAACGGCCGCCTTTGTTCCGGATGAAACCGATGTACTTCTCGCTACCGGGGTGGGTTCTGATGTGGGGATCTGCTCGGCCCCCGATGGGATAGATCATTGGTTACTCCTGCATCACTACAGCGATAGCACCCTGCTCACGTACAACGTGAATGCCGGGGTGGGGCTCGTCACCACTCCTGTGGTGCAGAGTCTTTCGCAAGCACTGCCGGTGAATGTCCGGTTCAAATGCAGTCCGGACAATACCAAGCTGCTCATCAGCAAAGGGAATGGAAACTTCTTGCTGCATGCACTGGACCCTGCAACGGGCCTGCTTGGCGAGGCGATCAGCATTTCGGTCCCCGGCGGTGGGGCAGGCGGCGAATTTTCGCCCAACGCACAGGTGCTCTATGTTACTCGCTTTGTTCAACCCGATTCGGCACGATGGCTACAATTCGATCTGAGCTCGGGAGACGAGACCACCATCAACAATAGCGCAGTGCTACTGGACCTCGACGGCATCGCTTGTGCGGACGGCCCACCTGGCATGCAGCTAGCTCCGGACGGGCGCATCTACTGCATCCTGGCCGGCGGCCCACCGCCGAACTACAACTACTATGAGACACACCTCGCTATCATTCATTACCCCAACACGATCGGTGTCGGTTGCCAGCTCGACACCGTGGGGTTGAACATGATGCGAACGGGTATGATCCCCTATAGTCCACCAAAGGCACATTGGTTCGGTACGCCTTTGAGCGCTGTGGAAGCCGATTTCGTACAAGCGAATGCCTCAGGCAGCAGTCTTCGGATCAACGCAGTTCCCAACCCTGCCTCAGCTTGGCTCGACATCTCACTGCAGGACGCCGCGCCCAGCGGAACGCGCGTGGAGCTGTTGAACACCGCCGGTCAACAGGTGTGGAACGAGCGATGGCGCGGTGGTTCACAGAACAGGGTGGTGCTGCCGTCCCTCTCAGCAGGCATGTACACGCTACGCATGACCACTCCTTCAGGCGTCAGTGGAAAGACGCGCATCACGATCGCGCACTAA
- a CDS encoding YitT family protein gives MKAYVERLVLRTVLRGQAAMMRDEEFSAFALAKGYKQLRAQAWRTTKDVFMMATGVASAAFGLEGFLLPNTFIDGGATGIALLITAYSGLPLGTWLLLINIPFIVMAYRMIGKEFAMKTVLGIATLALVVSTVHFPEVTHDKLLVAAFGGFFLGLGIGLAVRAGAVIDGTEVLAIAISRRTGLTIGDVILLVNVIIFGVAAWLLSVETALYSMITYLAASRTVDFIIEGIEEYTGVTVISPHSEEIRDMIVNKLGRGVTVYNGKRGYGKGLHPNDTEIIYCVITRLEVGRMTGEIRRIDPNAFVVMTSIKDTRGGMIKQRRHKH, from the coding sequence ATGAAGGCCTACGTGGAACGTCTCGTGCTGCGCACCGTGCTGCGTGGCCAGGCCGCCATGATGCGCGACGAGGAGTTCTCCGCGTTCGCGCTAGCCAAAGGCTATAAGCAACTGCGGGCCCAAGCATGGCGCACGACCAAGGATGTTTTCATGATGGCCACGGGTGTGGCGAGCGCGGCTTTCGGGTTGGAGGGATTCCTCCTGCCGAACACCTTCATCGACGGTGGTGCAACGGGCATAGCACTGCTCATCACCGCGTACAGTGGACTTCCGCTCGGCACCTGGTTGCTGCTGATCAACATCCCGTTCATCGTCATGGCCTACCGCATGATCGGGAAAGAGTTCGCTATGAAAACGGTGTTGGGCATCGCCACCCTTGCGCTGGTGGTGAGCACCGTGCATTTCCCGGAGGTCACGCACGACAAGCTGCTGGTGGCGGCGTTCGGCGGGTTCTTCCTCGGTCTGGGTATCGGCCTCGCAGTGCGGGCCGGGGCGGTCATCGACGGCACCGAAGTACTGGCCATCGCCATCAGCCGCCGCACCGGGCTCACCATTGGTGACGTGATCCTTCTGGTGAACGTCATCATCTTCGGTGTGGCCGCATGGCTGCTGAGCGTGGAGACCGCTCTCTACAGCATGATCACCTACCTCGCCGCCAGCCGCACCGTCGATTTCATCATCGAGGGCATCGAGGAATACACGGGGGTCACTGTGATCAGCCCGCACAGCGAAGAGATCCGCGACATGATCGTGAACAAGCTCGGACGCGGCGTCACGGTGTACAACGGTAAGCGCGGCTACGGCAAAGGGCTCCACCCGAACGATACGGAGATCATCTACTGCGTGATCACGCGTTTGGAGGTTGGTCGCATGACGGGTGAGATCCGCCGCATCGACCCCAACGCGTTCGTTGTGATGACGAGCATCAAGGACACGCGCGGTGGAATGATCAAGCAGCGGCGCCACAAGCACTGA
- a CDS encoding CotH kinase family protein, with protein MNTPRSIATLLLVLLGAAAAAQGLLINEVYCTGPGPDRVELLNAAARPVALEGLRFSMEERSARLRTERVLAAGERCVVVFSGKGAGTDTVPFGLPATGGTLLLIAPDGQHILDVAAWPSMPSGASIGRQPDGTTGWSFFVEHSLGLANAAAPRLRRICPIPLASVPAGRVPPGTRVRFSSDGEGEVRWSLDAGAALSEDGRSASEEVVIRQSAAVRVQVFSDDALPSKVITFTYVVEEGVLPVIALSVPDSCLTSRQPGRGTTEGVGAPSLMVDWRESGSGSRSLPKRNFKLAATSHQRFKLPNGWNGRELMLRADASPHAFMRNTFMEHIVAKTGANVAVQSSLPVDLYLNGRYHGLYRAMPPKDEDWLRTLHNAEAFDVLHGPSLRKVDGDRTHFHDAYEALLAGSSMDTLERLVDVASLIDLACFDLWTGRADHDLNVRCYRPKEPGGRWRWVLYDMDLWAPVEENSLMRMCSEAVPVAPYLPQLLRHPDLRDRFLARIVALKATVFSPVVSLALADSLFEAHHAALTTDHALWSGRMNMPGPEDTYNELSRFCTERGTNVMAMLAARMRRKLVPMEVAVSPSAGGTVHVEGLALANGKTRFQAFAKVPLELQALPAEGWVFVGWKNGDDDPVLVVDPADQPKVIAVFRRSAGSSNNGL; from the coding sequence GTGAACACCCCCCGGTCAATAGCCACGTTGCTTTTGGTCCTCTTGGGTGCGGCTGCGGCCGCTCAAGGGCTGTTGATCAATGAGGTTTATTGCACTGGCCCTGGGCCGGACCGTGTCGAACTGCTCAATGCGGCTGCTCGACCCGTCGCGCTGGAGGGCTTACGGTTTTCCATGGAGGAACGTAGCGCGCGGCTGCGGACCGAACGCGTGCTGGCTGCCGGTGAGCGGTGCGTGGTGGTCTTCTCCGGCAAGGGAGCGGGCACGGATACCGTCCCGTTCGGATTGCCTGCTACCGGGGGCACGCTGCTATTGATCGCGCCGGATGGCCAACACATTCTCGATGTTGCGGCTTGGCCTTCCATGCCTTCCGGCGCGTCCATTGGCCGCCAACCAGATGGGACCACGGGTTGGAGCTTCTTCGTGGAACATTCGTTGGGCCTAGCCAATGCTGCTGCGCCACGCCTGCGTCGGATCTGCCCCATACCGCTGGCATCAGTGCCGGCCGGTCGGGTGCCACCAGGCACGCGGGTCCGTTTTTCTTCCGATGGTGAGGGCGAGGTGCGCTGGTCCTTGGATGCCGGAGCGGCGCTGTCCGAGGATGGCCGATCAGCGTCGGAGGAGGTTGTCATCCGCCAGAGTGCTGCGGTGCGCGTTCAAGTGTTCAGCGATGATGCATTGCCGAGCAAGGTCATCACCTTCACCTATGTGGTCGAGGAGGGGGTGTTGCCCGTGATCGCGTTGTCGGTGCCGGACAGTTGTCTCACGAGCAGGCAGCCCGGCCGCGGAACCACTGAAGGAGTGGGCGCTCCATCCCTGATGGTGGATTGGCGTGAAAGCGGAAGCGGATCGCGAAGCCTGCCCAAACGCAACTTCAAGCTTGCTGCCACCAGCCACCAACGCTTCAAGCTGCCGAACGGATGGAACGGCCGCGAACTGATGCTTCGCGCTGACGCAAGCCCGCATGCCTTCATGCGCAACACGTTCATGGAGCACATCGTGGCCAAGACCGGGGCGAACGTTGCCGTACAATCTTCCTTGCCGGTGGACCTCTACCTCAATGGGCGCTACCACGGTCTCTATCGCGCCATGCCGCCCAAGGACGAGGATTGGTTGCGCACGCTGCACAACGCCGAGGCATTCGATGTCCTGCATGGCCCATCGTTGCGCAAGGTGGACGGCGACCGCACGCACTTTCACGATGCGTACGAGGCATTGCTGGCCGGCTCGTCAATGGACACGTTGGAGCGCTTGGTCGATGTGGCCAGCCTCATCGACCTCGCTTGCTTCGACCTGTGGACCGGCCGCGCCGACCATGACCTGAACGTGCGGTGCTATCGCCCCAAGGAACCCGGTGGCCGCTGGCGTTGGGTATTGTACGACATGGACCTATGGGCGCCGGTGGAGGAGAACAGCTTGATGCGCATGTGCAGCGAGGCCGTGCCTGTTGCGCCCTATCTGCCGCAGTTGTTAAGGCACCCGGATCTGCGCGACCGCTTCCTTGCGCGTATTGTGGCGCTCAAAGCGACGGTGTTTTCGCCAGTGGTAAGCCTGGCATTGGCGGATAGTCTGTTCGAAGCACATCACGCCGCGTTGACCACGGATCACGCATTGTGGTCCGGGCGTATGAACATGCCCGGGCCGGAAGACACGTACAACGAACTCTCGAGGTTCTGCACGGAACGCGGAACGAATGTGATGGCCATGCTGGCAGCTCGAATGCGGAGGAAACTTGTGCCGATGGAGGTTGCCGTTTCACCATCGGCAGGCGGAACCGTTCATGTGGAAGGGCTGGCACTTGCCAACGGGAAGACGCGGTTCCAGGCGTTCGCCAAGGTCCCTCTTGAGCTGCAAGCCTTGCCTGCGGAGGGTTGGGTGTTCGTAGGATGGAAGAACGGTGACGATGATCCCGTGCTCGTTGTGGACCCTGCAGATCAGCCTAAGGTGATCGCGGTCTTCAGACGCTCAGCCGGTTCAAGCAACAACGGCTTGTAG
- the purQ gene encoding phosphoribosylformylglycinamidine synthase subunit PurQ yields the protein MKCGVVTFPGSNCDEDMVHVLAAMGATVERLWHKDHDLRGCELIVLPGGFSYGDYLRSGAIARFSPIMQEVSAHAANGGLVFGVCNGFQVLCEAGLLPGALLHNAGQKFVCRNVHITVQTNDTALTSALKPGALKIPIAHGEGRYHADERTIKELNANKQVLFRYCNEQGKVTADANPNGSLENIAGVCNAGRNVFGMMPHPERAADARLGNTDGKALFTGLLQAVVA from the coding sequence ATGAAGTGCGGCGTGGTCACCTTCCCGGGATCGAACTGCGATGAGGACATGGTGCACGTGCTGGCTGCCATGGGCGCCACCGTTGAGCGCCTCTGGCACAAGGACCACGACCTGCGCGGTTGCGAGCTGATCGTGCTGCCCGGCGGCTTCAGCTACGGCGACTACCTCCGCAGCGGCGCCATCGCGCGCTTCTCGCCCATCATGCAGGAAGTGAGCGCGCATGCGGCCAACGGCGGTCTGGTGTTCGGCGTGTGCAATGGCTTCCAGGTACTGTGCGAAGCCGGTCTGCTCCCGGGGGCGCTCCTGCACAACGCCGGACAGAAGTTCGTGTGCCGCAACGTTCATATAACGGTGCAGACCAACGATACCGCGCTGACCAGCGCACTGAAGCCCGGTGCCCTGAAGATCCCCATCGCGCACGGAGAAGGGCGCTACCACGCTGATGAGCGCACCATCAAGGAACTGAACGCGAACAAGCAGGTTCTGTTCCGCTACTGCAACGAGCAGGGAAAAGTGACCGCCGACGCCAACCCGAACGGAAGCTTGGAGAACATCGCAGGTGTTTGCAATGCCGGTCGCAATGTGTTCGGCATGATGCCGCACCCGGAGCGCGCCGCCGATGCACGGCTGGGCAACACGGACGGCAAGGCGCTGTTCACCGGCCTGCTACAAGCCGTTGTTGCTTGA